A portion of the Bactrocera neohumeralis isolate Rockhampton chromosome 2, APGP_CSIRO_Bneo_wtdbg2-racon-allhic-juicebox.fasta_v2, whole genome shotgun sequence genome contains these proteins:
- the LOC126768065 gene encoding phospholipase A1 VesT1.02 has translation MSPNLTVFTFVFTILCALANSKFSYERGNCDILVSSAIREILMNEMRAQLDPSWRASRIKRVRYELYTPQNPYKAQVLQPGDANVLRASFFNAKLPVRISIHGWTGKSTSCSNAAIKDAYLAAGKFNVIMLDWSAISMDISYGRISRQLYEIATNLLEFTQFLHLVSGVPYESIYLVGHSAGAHIAGLAGKQLRPQRYGAIYALDPAGLVQLPLGEDKRLAPNDAIYTESIHTDIALLGNPSTKLTQAAFFVNWGLGQPHCPNATAAEFDFACDHFAALYYFAESLRQPRAFGATQCRRCNGCSLFSNSRILLDEWDCGCTNAAKTGECPMTVFMGGEPAVPKNGTFYLSTRSKPQPFGYGETVRIKRAGPAKYLHSSFLSNKFVGNLLTKWHN, from the exons atgtCACCAAATTTAACAGTGTTTACATTTGTGTTCACGATCCTTTGCG CACTGGCGAATTCGAAATTCTCCTATGAGCGCGGCAATTGTGATATTTTAGTATCGAGCGCTATACGCGAgattttaatgaatgaaatGCGCGCACAGCTGGATCCTTCGTGGCGAGCGTCGCGCATCAAACGCGTACGTTACGAGCTCTACACGCCACAGAATCCTTATAAGGCGCAAGTTTTGCAGCCAGGCGATGCTAATGTGCTGCGTGCGTCGTTCTTCAATGCAAAATTGCCGGTTAG AATCTCCATACACGGTTGGACCGGCAAGAGCACCTCCTGTTCGAATGCAGCCATCAAGGATGCCTACTTAGCGGCGGGCAAGTTCAATGTAATAATGCTGGATTGGAGTGCCATATCGATGGATATTAGCTATGGACGCATTAGTCGTCAATTGTATGAAATCGCCACAAATTTGCTAGAATTCACACAATTTTTGCATCTAGTAAGTGGCGTCCCCTACGAAAGCATTTATTTGGTGGGTCATAGCGCCGGCGCGCATATAGCTGGCCTAGCGGGTAAACAATTGCGACCGCAACGTTACGGTGCCATCTATGCGCTCGACCCGGCCGGCCTTGTGCAGTTGCCGCTCGGCGAAGATAAACGTTTGGCACCGAACGATGCCATCTACACGGAATCCATACACACGGACATCGCGCTGCTGGGCAATCCGAGCACGAAACTAACACAGGCGGCATTCTTTGTCAATTGGGGTCTAGGCCAGCCACACTGTCCGAATGCGACGGCGGCTGAATTTGATTTCGCATGCGATCATTTTGCGGCCTTGTATTACtttgcggaatcgttgcgacaGCCACGCGCCTTCGGTGCCACACAGTGCAGACGATGCAATGGCTGCAGTCTGTTCAGCAATAGTCGTATTCTGCTGGACGAATGGGATTGTGGCTGCACAAATGCCGCCAAGACAGGTGAATGCCCGATGACCGTATTTATGGGAGGTGAACCGGCTGTGCCAAAAAACGGCACCTTCTATCTGAGCACGCGTTCTAAGCCGCAGCCATTTGGCTACGGCGAAACGGTGCGCATTAAACGCGCTGGCCCGGCCAAATACTTGCACAGCAGCTTTTTGAGTAATAAATTCGTCGGCAATCTGTTGACGAAATGGCACAACTGA